In Salinibacterium sp. dk2585, a single window of DNA contains:
- a CDS encoding GntR family transcriptional regulator codes for MLIRMDPASGVALFDQLAGNIRASIVSGRVRPGERLPAARELAASLDINVHTVLRAYQELRDEGLIELRRGRGAVVTHDPRDYSELTAAIEAVVAQARAHGVPPAALAALIREAYQ; via the coding sequence ATGCTCATCCGAATGGATCCCGCCTCCGGCGTCGCGCTGTTCGACCAGCTCGCCGGAAACATCCGGGCGTCCATCGTCTCGGGACGCGTGCGGCCGGGCGAGCGCCTGCCCGCCGCCCGCGAGCTCGCCGCATCCCTCGACATCAACGTGCACACCGTGCTGCGCGCCTATCAGGAGCTGCGCGACGAGGGACTCATCGAGTTGCGGCGCGGTCGCGGCGCCGTCGTGACCCACGACCCCCGCGACTACAGCGAACTCACGGCGGCGATCGAGGCGGTCGTGGCGCAGGCCCGCGCCCACGGCGTTCCACCAGCGGCGCTCGCCGCGCTCATCCGAGAGGCCTACCAATGA